The proteins below come from a single Rosa rugosa chromosome 2, drRosRugo1.1, whole genome shotgun sequence genomic window:
- the LOC133728842 gene encoding cation/H(+) antiporter 24 isoform X1, with the protein MVREFPLYRPPEPRSWDQNYSSVFQATVKAQAVPGGSKLGFNNVYPAALIKCRPAAGSHPLALYIGESPLKSPFTLVLLEILLVIFATRIVRFLLKPLRQPRIVSEIIGGIFIGPSILGRSKKFTAVVFPENSQFILRNIGLMGFMYFIFLSGVKMDFSVVAKTKKKQIAISILGVLVPIIMVTIVGLIFRKSMDKELAKLSTIGGIAATLALPLFPVLYPILKELNLLSSDIGRLALSISVISDVVGITFMVVFEAAKQGEGKPIAMLWYAISLVFILAFTVLVVRKAMQKIIDHTPDGQSVDQAYVVGILLLVLVMGFFTDMFGVAIANGPFWLGLAIPDGPPLGSTLVERSETLVMEILMPFSFALIGLFIDVQGMIMIGWEGMAPLFAMVVTGYVSKFIATFATSMFFEVPFRDSAVLSLVMSLKGQVELMLFTHWMDKKMVQIPGFTMVVLLITIVTALATPLISILYDPTRPYMVHKRRTIQNTPTTDAELRIVLVIYDEDSTAPLINLLEVSNPTTSTPFSIFAIRLIELVGRASPVFIDHQKQEDEAELKYAVSQNIHNALKLYQESKGDYVKLFNFTAIAPNKTMYQDICELALLKRATLMILPFHKECLDTLGGALTEMVTSGIRSVNANVIAHSPCSVAVLVDKGHLRHPLMAFRNSELHFVVLFLGGADAREALCFADRMVGNPNVSLTVIRFLSYNFEGDNEMEKKMDDGVVTWFWVKNERNDRVSYREVVVKNGAETVGAIRALNYGEDNTCDVWITGRKQGINPVLLEGLSNWSENEELGIIGDFVSSDDFGGTASVLVVQQQMLRGQGTGKAGMEKLTAGLNLC; encoded by the exons ATGGTTAGGGAATTCCCACTGTACCGTCCCCCGGAGCCCCGCTCTTGGGACCAAAACTACTCTAGTGTATTTCAAGCCACGGTGAAAGCTCAGGCCGTCCCCGGCGGCAGCAAGCTTGGTTTCAACAATGTCTACCCCGCAGCTTTAATCAAATGCAGACCAGCTGCAGGGTCACATCCCTTGGCCTTATATATTGGTGAGAGCCCCTTGAAAAGTCCCTTCACACTCGTGTTGCTAGAGATTTTATTGGTCATCTTCGCCACTCGCATTGTTCGTTTTCTTCTCAAGCCTCTCAGACAACCTAGAATTGTCTCGGAAATCATT GGTGGTATATTCATCGGACCGTCGATATTAGGCCGGAGCAAGAAGTTTACCGCCGTTGTGTTCCCGGAAAATTCCCAATTTATACTTCGAAATATCGGATTAATGGGGTTCATGTATTTCATTTTTCTCTCCGGAGTGAAAATGGATTTCTCCGTGGTagcaaaaacaaagaagaaacagATTGCCATATCCATTCTTGGAGTGCTGGTCCCTATAATAATGGTAACAATTGTTGGATTGATTTTTCGCAAGTCAATGGACAAAGAGCTAGCAAAACTCTCAACAATCGGTGGGATTGCTGCGACTTTGGCCCTGCCATTGTTCCCTGTCCTCTACCCCATCCTAAAAGAGCTCAATCTCCTTAGCTCGGATATCGGACGGCTTGCACTGTCCATATCGGTGATTAGCGACGTGGTCGGTATCACCTTTATGGTTGTCTTCGAGGCAGCTAAGCAAGGGGAGGGGAAGCCCATAGCCATGTTGTGGTACGCGATTTCTTTGGTATTTATTCTGGCATTCACTGTGCTTGTGGTGAGAAAAGCAATGCAGAAAATTATTGATCACACCCCGGATGGTCAATCCGTTGACCAAGCTTATGTGGTGGGGATTTTGTTGCTGGTTTTGGTGATGGGCTTTTTCACGGACATGTTCGGTGTGGCCATTGCTAATGGGccgttttggttgggcctagcGATTCCAGATGGGCCCCCGCTCGGTTCGACACTGGTGGAGAGGAGTGAGACGTTAGTAATGGAGATTTTGATGCCATTTTCATTTGCTCTTATAGGTCTTTTCATTGATGTTCAAGGTATGATTATGATTGGTTGGGAGGGGATGGCACCATTGTTTGCTATGGTTGTAACTGGTTATGTGTCTAAATTCATAGCTACTTTTGCTACTTCTATGTTTTTTGAAGTGCCATTCCGAGATAGTGCTGTGCTTAGCCTTGTTATGAGCCTGAAAGGTCAAGTGGAGCTTATGCTTTTCACCCATTGGATGGACAAAAAG ATGGTACAGATACCAGGATTCACGATGGTTGTGCTACTAATAACAATAGTGACTGCATTAGCCACACCCTTGATCAGCATCCTCTATGATCCAACAAGGCCATATATGGTTCACAAAAGAAGAACAATCCAGAACACCCCAACCACAGACGCAGAACTTCGAATAGTTCTCGTCATATACGATGAAGATAGCACAGCTCCTCTCATCAATCTTCTTGAAGTCTCCAATCCAACAACAAGCACCCCGTTCTCGATCTTTGCTATTCGCCTCATCGAGCTTGTTGGCCGTGCTTCTCCTGTGTTTATAGACCATCAAAAGCAAGAAGACGAGGCTGAGTTGAAGTATGCAGTGTCTCAAAACATCCACAATGCCTTGAAATTGTATCAAGAAAGCAAAGGTGACTATGTCAAGCTCTTTAACTTCACAGCCATAGCACCAAACAAAACAATGTACCAAGACATTTGCGAGCTAGCACTTTTGAAAAGAGCCACACTTATGATCTTACCTTTTCACAAGGAATGTCTGGACACTCTTGGAGGTGCATTGACAGAAATGGTGACAAGTGGGATTAGAAGTGTCAACGCAAATGTTATAGCACATTCGCCTTGCTCGGTTGCTGTTCTAGTTGATAAGGGTCACCTCAGACATCCACTAATGGCATTCCGAAACTCCGAGCTACACTTTGTGGTGTTGTTTTTGGGTGGCGCTGACGCGAGGGAGGCTTTGTGTTTTGCTGATAGGATGGTTGGGAATCCTAACGTGTCGTTAACCGTGATTCGGTTTCTTTCATACAATTTCGAAGGGGATAATGAGATGGAGAAGAAAATGGATGATGGGGTTGTCACATGGTTTTGGGTTAAGAATGAGAGGAATGATAGGGTTTCTTATAGAGAGGTGGTAGTGAAGAATGGGGCAGAAACAGTAGGAGCAATTCGAGCTTTGAATTATGGGGAGGATAATACTTGTGATGTTTGGATTACGGGGAGGAAACAAGGGATCAATCCTGTTCTTCTGGAAGGGTTATCAAATTGGAGTGAGAATGAAGAATTGGGTATAATTGGGGACTTTGTTTCCTCTGATGATTTTGGTGGCACTGCTTCTGTTTTAGTTGTACAGCAGCAAATGTTGAGAGGTCAAGGGACAGGTAAAGCTGGAATGGAAAAGCTTACAGCTGGCCTAAATCTATGTTAG
- the LOC133728842 gene encoding cation/H(+) antiporter 24 isoform X2, with the protein MVREFPLYRPPEPRSWDQNYSSVFQATVKAQAVPGGSKLGFNNVYPAALIKCRPAAGSHPLALYIGESPLKSPFTLVLLEILLVIFATRIVRFLLKPLRQPRIVSEIIGGIFIGPSILGRSKKFTAVVFPENSQFILRNIGLMGFMYFIFLSGVKMDFSVVAKTKKKQIAISILGVLVPIIMVTIVGLIFRKSMDKELAKLSTIGGIAATLALPLFPVLYPILKELNLLSSDIGRLALSISVISDVVGITFMVVFEAAKQGEGKPIAMLWYAISLVFILAFTVLVVRKAMQKIIDHTPDGQSVDQAYVVGILLLVLVMGFFTDMFGVAIANGPFWLGLAIPDGPPLGSTLVERSETLVMEILMPFSFALIGLFIDVQVPFRDSAVLSLVMSLKGQVELMLFTHWMDKKMVQIPGFTMVVLLITIVTALATPLISILYDPTRPYMVHKRRTIQNTPTTDAELRIVLVIYDEDSTAPLINLLEVSNPTTSTPFSIFAIRLIELVGRASPVFIDHQKQEDEAELKYAVSQNIHNALKLYQESKGDYVKLFNFTAIAPNKTMYQDICELALLKRATLMILPFHKECLDTLGGALTEMVTSGIRSVNANVIAHSPCSVAVLVDKGHLRHPLMAFRNSELHFVVLFLGGADAREALCFADRMVGNPNVSLTVIRFLSYNFEGDNEMEKKMDDGVVTWFWVKNERNDRVSYREVVVKNGAETVGAIRALNYGEDNTCDVWITGRKQGINPVLLEGLSNWSENEELGIIGDFVSSDDFGGTASVLVVQQQMLRGQGTGKAGMEKLTAGLNLC; encoded by the exons ATGGTTAGGGAATTCCCACTGTACCGTCCCCCGGAGCCCCGCTCTTGGGACCAAAACTACTCTAGTGTATTTCAAGCCACGGTGAAAGCTCAGGCCGTCCCCGGCGGCAGCAAGCTTGGTTTCAACAATGTCTACCCCGCAGCTTTAATCAAATGCAGACCAGCTGCAGGGTCACATCCCTTGGCCTTATATATTGGTGAGAGCCCCTTGAAAAGTCCCTTCACACTCGTGTTGCTAGAGATTTTATTGGTCATCTTCGCCACTCGCATTGTTCGTTTTCTTCTCAAGCCTCTCAGACAACCTAGAATTGTCTCGGAAATCATT GGTGGTATATTCATCGGACCGTCGATATTAGGCCGGAGCAAGAAGTTTACCGCCGTTGTGTTCCCGGAAAATTCCCAATTTATACTTCGAAATATCGGATTAATGGGGTTCATGTATTTCATTTTTCTCTCCGGAGTGAAAATGGATTTCTCCGTGGTagcaaaaacaaagaagaaacagATTGCCATATCCATTCTTGGAGTGCTGGTCCCTATAATAATGGTAACAATTGTTGGATTGATTTTTCGCAAGTCAATGGACAAAGAGCTAGCAAAACTCTCAACAATCGGTGGGATTGCTGCGACTTTGGCCCTGCCATTGTTCCCTGTCCTCTACCCCATCCTAAAAGAGCTCAATCTCCTTAGCTCGGATATCGGACGGCTTGCACTGTCCATATCGGTGATTAGCGACGTGGTCGGTATCACCTTTATGGTTGTCTTCGAGGCAGCTAAGCAAGGGGAGGGGAAGCCCATAGCCATGTTGTGGTACGCGATTTCTTTGGTATTTATTCTGGCATTCACTGTGCTTGTGGTGAGAAAAGCAATGCAGAAAATTATTGATCACACCCCGGATGGTCAATCCGTTGACCAAGCTTATGTGGTGGGGATTTTGTTGCTGGTTTTGGTGATGGGCTTTTTCACGGACATGTTCGGTGTGGCCATTGCTAATGGGccgttttggttgggcctagcGATTCCAGATGGGCCCCCGCTCGGTTCGACACTGGTGGAGAGGAGTGAGACGTTAGTAATGGAGATTTTGATGCCATTTTCATTTGCTCTTATAGGTCTTTTCATTGATGTTCAAG TGCCATTCCGAGATAGTGCTGTGCTTAGCCTTGTTATGAGCCTGAAAGGTCAAGTGGAGCTTATGCTTTTCACCCATTGGATGGACAAAAAG ATGGTACAGATACCAGGATTCACGATGGTTGTGCTACTAATAACAATAGTGACTGCATTAGCCACACCCTTGATCAGCATCCTCTATGATCCAACAAGGCCATATATGGTTCACAAAAGAAGAACAATCCAGAACACCCCAACCACAGACGCAGAACTTCGAATAGTTCTCGTCATATACGATGAAGATAGCACAGCTCCTCTCATCAATCTTCTTGAAGTCTCCAATCCAACAACAAGCACCCCGTTCTCGATCTTTGCTATTCGCCTCATCGAGCTTGTTGGCCGTGCTTCTCCTGTGTTTATAGACCATCAAAAGCAAGAAGACGAGGCTGAGTTGAAGTATGCAGTGTCTCAAAACATCCACAATGCCTTGAAATTGTATCAAGAAAGCAAAGGTGACTATGTCAAGCTCTTTAACTTCACAGCCATAGCACCAAACAAAACAATGTACCAAGACATTTGCGAGCTAGCACTTTTGAAAAGAGCCACACTTATGATCTTACCTTTTCACAAGGAATGTCTGGACACTCTTGGAGGTGCATTGACAGAAATGGTGACAAGTGGGATTAGAAGTGTCAACGCAAATGTTATAGCACATTCGCCTTGCTCGGTTGCTGTTCTAGTTGATAAGGGTCACCTCAGACATCCACTAATGGCATTCCGAAACTCCGAGCTACACTTTGTGGTGTTGTTTTTGGGTGGCGCTGACGCGAGGGAGGCTTTGTGTTTTGCTGATAGGATGGTTGGGAATCCTAACGTGTCGTTAACCGTGATTCGGTTTCTTTCATACAATTTCGAAGGGGATAATGAGATGGAGAAGAAAATGGATGATGGGGTTGTCACATGGTTTTGGGTTAAGAATGAGAGGAATGATAGGGTTTCTTATAGAGAGGTGGTAGTGAAGAATGGGGCAGAAACAGTAGGAGCAATTCGAGCTTTGAATTATGGGGAGGATAATACTTGTGATGTTTGGATTACGGGGAGGAAACAAGGGATCAATCCTGTTCTTCTGGAAGGGTTATCAAATTGGAGTGAGAATGAAGAATTGGGTATAATTGGGGACTTTGTTTCCTCTGATGATTTTGGTGGCACTGCTTCTGTTTTAGTTGTACAGCAGCAAATGTTGAGAGGTCAAGGGACAGGTAAAGCTGGAATGGAAAAGCTTACAGCTGGCCTAAATCTATGTTAG